One genomic region from Streptomyces sp. NBC_00582 encodes:
- a CDS encoding glycoside hydrolase family 48 protein yields the protein MDPVRRRRATRRLWTAVVAALALPLAMLSTLPTPAQAAALQCSVDYKTNDWGSGFTADLTLTNRGTDPISGWTLTYSYTGNQKLTNGWNGTWAQSGQKITVNNATYNGTVAAGAAVSTGAQFTYSGTNTAPTSFAVNGTTCAGAHQPPVAVLTSPAAGAVYTQGDAVPLAATAAAADNATVTKVEFYDDTTLLGTDTSSPYTLSASGLAVGSHSLVAKAYDSLGASASSTPVGITVASGPAVVASTNQLAVQQGKTGSYEVKLSTQPSANVTVATARVSGNTGLTVTGGASLTFTPSNWNTAQKVTVTANASGTGAAVFESTATGHAKASVTVTEIAGSKVYDARFLDLYGKITNPANGYFSPEGIPYHSVETLIVEAPDQGHETTSEAYSYLLWLQAMYGKITGDWTKFNGAWDVMEKYMIPTHADQPTNSFYNASKPATYAPEMDTPNEYPARLDTGVSVGSDPIAGELKTAYSTDDVYGMHWLQDVDNVYGYGNEPGKCEAGPTATGPSYINTFQRGAQESVWETVPQPTCDAFKYGGTNGYLDLFTGDSSYAKQWKYTNAPDADARAVQAAYWADVWATAQGKGGDVSATVGKAAKMGDYLRYAMYDKYFKKIGNCVGPTACAAGTGKDASHYLLSWYYAWGGATDTSAGWAWRIGSSHTHGGYQNPLAAYALSSYAGLKPKSATGQADWAKSLTRQMEFYRWLQSSEGAIAGGATNSWAGRYATPPSGTSTFYGMYYDQQPVYHDPPSNQWFGFQAWSMERVAEYYQQTGNAAAKTVLDKWVDWALSKTTINPDGTYLIPSTLQWSGQPDTWNASSPGANTGLHVTVADYTNDVGVAAAYAKTLTYYAARSGDTEARTTAKALLDGMWTHYQDALGIAVPETRADYNRFDDGVYVPSGFSGKMPNGDTINSSSTFTSLRSFYKNDPAWSKIESYLAGGAAPVFTYHRFWAQADIALAMGSYAELLE from the coding sequence ATGGATCCCGTACGCAGACGTCGCGCGACGCGGCGCCTGTGGACCGCCGTCGTCGCGGCCCTCGCGCTTCCCCTCGCCATGCTGAGCACGCTCCCGACGCCCGCCCAGGCGGCGGCGCTCCAGTGCAGCGTGGACTACAAGACCAACGACTGGGGCTCCGGCTTCACCGCCGACCTCACCCTCACCAACCGCGGGACCGACCCCATCAGCGGCTGGACCCTGACGTACTCCTACACGGGCAACCAGAAACTGACCAACGGCTGGAACGGCACCTGGGCCCAGTCCGGTCAGAAGATCACGGTGAACAACGCCACCTACAACGGGACCGTCGCGGCGGGCGCCGCGGTGAGCACGGGCGCCCAGTTCACCTACAGCGGCACCAACACCGCGCCCACGAGCTTCGCGGTCAACGGCACCACCTGCGCCGGCGCGCACCAGCCGCCGGTCGCCGTGCTGACCAGCCCGGCCGCGGGCGCCGTCTACACACAGGGCGACGCGGTGCCGCTCGCGGCGACCGCCGCGGCCGCCGACAACGCGACGGTCACCAAGGTCGAGTTCTACGACGACACGACCCTGCTGGGCACGGACACCAGCTCGCCGTACACCCTGTCGGCCTCCGGCCTGGCGGTGGGCAGCCACTCGCTGGTGGCGAAGGCCTACGACAGTCTGGGCGCGTCGGCCTCGTCGACGCCGGTCGGCATCACGGTCGCCTCGGGCCCGGCCGTGGTCGCCTCCACCAATCAACTGGCGGTGCAGCAGGGCAAGACGGGCAGCTACGAGGTGAAGCTGTCGACCCAGCCGTCGGCCAATGTGACGGTGGCGACCGCCCGGGTCAGCGGCAACACGGGGCTGACGGTGACGGGCGGGGCCTCGCTCACCTTCACTCCGTCGAACTGGAACACCGCCCAGAAGGTGACCGTCACCGCGAACGCCTCCGGCACCGGCGCGGCCGTCTTCGAATCGACGGCGACCGGACACGCGAAGGCGTCGGTCACGGTCACCGAGATCGCCGGCAGCAAGGTGTACGACGCGCGGTTCCTGGACCTGTACGGCAAGATCACCAACCCGGCGAACGGCTACTTCTCCCCCGAGGGCATCCCCTACCACTCGGTGGAGACGCTGATCGTCGAGGCGCCGGACCAGGGCCACGAGACCACGTCCGAGGCCTACAGCTACCTGCTCTGGCTGCAGGCCATGTACGGAAAGATCACCGGCGACTGGACCAAGTTCAACGGCGCGTGGGACGTCATGGAGAAGTACATGATCCCCACCCACGCCGACCAGCCGACGAACTCGTTCTACAACGCGTCGAAACCGGCGACGTACGCGCCGGAGATGGACACGCCGAACGAGTATCCGGCGCGGCTGGACACCGGGGTGTCGGTGGGGTCGGATCCGATAGCCGGTGAACTGAAGACCGCATACAGTACGGACGACGTCTACGGTATGCACTGGCTGCAGGACGTCGACAACGTCTACGGCTACGGCAACGAGCCCGGCAAGTGCGAGGCGGGCCCGACCGCGACCGGACCGTCGTACATCAACACCTTCCAGCGCGGTGCGCAGGAGTCGGTGTGGGAGACGGTTCCGCAGCCGACCTGCGACGCCTTCAAGTACGGCGGTACGAACGGCTACCTGGACCTGTTCACCGGCGACTCCTCCTACGCCAAGCAGTGGAAGTACACCAACGCCCCGGACGCCGACGCGCGGGCGGTGCAGGCGGCGTACTGGGCGGACGTGTGGGCGACGGCGCAGGGCAAGGGCGGTGACGTCTCGGCGACCGTCGGCAAGGCCGCGAAGATGGGCGACTATCTGCGGTATGCGATGTACGACAAGTACTTCAAGAAGATCGGCAACTGTGTCGGTCCGACCGCGTGCGCGGCCGGCACCGGCAAGGACGCCTCGCACTACCTGCTGTCCTGGTACTACGCCTGGGGCGGCGCCACGGACACCAGCGCCGGCTGGGCCTGGCGCATCGGCTCCAGCCACACCCACGGCGGCTACCAGAACCCCCTGGCCGCCTACGCGCTGAGCAGCTACGCCGGCCTCAAGCCCAAGTCGGCGACGGGGCAGGCCGACTGGGCCAAGTCCCTCACCCGGCAGATGGAGTTCTACCGCTGGCTCCAGTCCAGCGAGGGAGCCATCGCGGGCGGCGCGACGAACAGCTGGGCCGGCCGGTACGCCACTCCCCCGTCCGGCACGTCGACCTTCTACGGCATGTACTACGACCAGCAGCCCGTCTATCACGACCCGCCGTCCAACCAGTGGTTCGGCTTCCAGGCGTGGTCGATGGAGCGGGTCGCCGAGTACTACCAGCAGACGGGGAACGCCGCCGCCAAGACGGTCCTCGACAAGTGGGTCGACTGGGCGCTGTCCAAGACCACGATCAACCCGGACGGCACCTACCTGATCCCCTCCACCCTCCAGTGGTCGGGCCAGCCCGACACCTGGAACGCGTCGAGTCCCGGCGCCAACACGGGACTTCACGTCACCGTCGCCGACTACACCAACGACGTCGGCGTGGCCGCCGCGTACGCCAAGACCTTGACGTACTACGCCGCCAGGTCCGGTGACACGGAGGCGAGGACGACCGCCAAGGCGCTCCTGGACGGCATGTGGACCCACTACCAGGACGCGCTCGGCATCGCGGTCCCCGAGACCCGCGCCGACTACAACCGCTTCGACGACGGCGTGTACGTCCCGAGCGGCTTCAGCGGGAAGATGCCGAACGGCGACACGATCAACTCCTCCTCGACCTTCACCTCGCTGCGTTCCTTCTACAAGAACGACCCGGCCTGGTCGAAGATCGAGAGCTATCTCGCGGGCGGTGCCGCGCCCGTGTTCACGTACCACCGGTTCTGGGCCCAGGCGGACATCGCCCTGGCCATGGGCTCGTACGCGGAGCTTCTCGAATAA
- a CDS encoding class I SAM-dependent methyltransferase, which produces MAHHPHEHRHQGEPAHDHEHHHDGGHRHGHHHDTDIDWAAMAPHLEAQAELFTPLYERALAWLGKEVTEPGLIVDAGSGPGVVSCLFAETFPGARVLAVDGSAPLLERAGERAARLGHADRFGTLTGELPDVLGELDYPADLLWAGRSLHHLGDQRAALTAFAERLAPGGTLAIMEGGLPSRFLPRDIGLGRPGLEARLDALQEQWFAQMRADLPGSVEVAEDWPALLASAGLKHTRSRSFLLDLPAPASDRARAYVTASLSRLRDVYGDTLDAEDRATLDRLLDPDDPAGVQHRPDVFVLAAHTVHTAVKPA; this is translated from the coding sequence ATGGCGCACCACCCGCACGAGCACCGGCACCAGGGCGAACCCGCCCACGACCACGAGCACCACCACGACGGTGGGCACCGGCACGGCCACCACCACGACACCGACATCGACTGGGCGGCGATGGCCCCGCACCTCGAGGCCCAGGCCGAACTCTTCACGCCCCTGTACGAGCGGGCCCTCGCCTGGCTCGGCAAGGAGGTGACCGAGCCCGGGCTGATCGTCGACGCCGGCAGCGGCCCCGGCGTCGTCTCCTGTCTGTTCGCCGAGACCTTCCCCGGCGCCCGGGTCCTGGCCGTCGACGGCTCCGCACCGCTCCTGGAACGGGCCGGCGAGCGGGCCGCCCGCCTCGGACACGCCGACCGCTTCGGCACCCTCACCGGTGAACTCCCCGACGTCCTCGGTGAGTTGGACTATCCGGCCGATCTGCTGTGGGCGGGCCGCAGCCTGCACCACCTGGGCGACCAGCGCGCCGCCCTCACCGCCTTCGCCGAGCGGCTCGCACCCGGCGGAACCCTGGCGATCATGGAGGGTGGTCTGCCCAGCCGGTTCCTGCCGAGGGACATCGGCCTCGGGCGTCCCGGCCTGGAGGCGCGGCTCGACGCCCTGCAGGAGCAGTGGTTCGCGCAGATGCGGGCCGACCTGCCCGGCTCGGTCGAGGTGGCCGAGGACTGGCCGGCGCTGCTCGCCTCCGCCGGGCTGAAGCACACCCGCAGCCGCAGCTTCCTGCTCGACCTGCCCGCCCCCGCCTCCGACCGGGCCCGCGCCTACGTCACCGCCTCGCTGTCCCGGCTGCGCGACGTCTACGGCGACACCCTGGACGCCGAGGACCGCGCCACGCTGGACCGGCTCCTCGACCCCGACGACCCGGCCGGCGTCCAGCACAGGCCGGACGTGTTCGTCCTGGCGGCCCACACCGTGCATACCGCGGTGAAGCCCGCGTAG
- a CDS encoding aldo/keto reductase — MSSKVPPIILNNGVEMPQLGFGVWQVPDDEAERAVSTALEAGYRSIDTAAIYGNEEGTGKAITASGVPREDIFLTTKLWNSDQGYDATLRAFDTSLEKLGLEYVDLYLIHWPLPARDRYVDTYKAFEKLYGDGRVRAIGVSNFPVEQLGRLLDETSVIPAVNQIELHPHLQQHALRAFHAEQGIATEAWSPLGQGKGLLEVPAIVAIAQKHNRTPAQVVLRWHLQIGNVVIPKSVTPSRIRENIEVFDFSLDTEDLAAISALNEDRRIGPDPSTFDIG, encoded by the coding sequence GTGAGCAGCAAGGTCCCCCCGATCATCCTCAACAACGGCGTGGAGATGCCCCAGCTGGGCTTCGGGGTCTGGCAGGTGCCGGACGACGAGGCGGAGCGGGCGGTCTCCACCGCGCTGGAGGCCGGGTACCGCAGCATCGACACAGCGGCGATCTACGGCAACGAGGAGGGCACCGGCAAGGCGATCACCGCCTCCGGCGTGCCCCGCGAGGACATCTTCCTCACCACCAAGCTCTGGAACTCCGACCAGGGCTACGACGCGACCCTGCGCGCGTTCGACACCTCGCTGGAGAAGCTGGGCCTGGAGTACGTCGACCTGTACCTGATCCACTGGCCGCTGCCGGCCCGCGACCGGTACGTCGACACGTACAAGGCGTTCGAGAAGCTGTACGGCGACGGCCGCGTCAGGGCGATCGGCGTCTCCAACTTCCCCGTCGAGCAGCTCGGGCGCCTGCTGGACGAGACGTCGGTCATCCCGGCGGTCAACCAGATCGAGCTGCACCCGCACCTTCAGCAGCACGCGCTGCGCGCGTTCCACGCGGAGCAGGGCATCGCGACCGAGGCCTGGTCGCCGCTGGGCCAGGGCAAGGGTCTTCTTGAGGTCCCGGCGATCGTCGCCATCGCCCAGAAGCACAACCGCACCCCGGCCCAGGTCGTGCTGCGCTGGCACCTGCAGATCGGCAACGTGGTGATCCCGAAGTCGGTGACGCCGTCGCGGATCAGGGAGAACATCGAGGTGTTCGACTTCAGCCTGGACACCGAGGACCTGGCGGCGATCAGCGCGCTCAACGAGGACCGGCGGATCGGCCCGGACCCCTCGACGTTCGACATCGGCTGA
- a CDS encoding AMP-dependent synthetase/ligase: protein MREFTNPPLASAPPVGGLADVVFRHAQEDPRYVALGRKDERGAWRDVTAAEFRDEVLALAKGLLARGIRFGDRVAIMSRTRYEWTLFDYALWTIGAQVVPVYPTSSAEQCFWMLYDAECTAAVVEHEDHAMTIATVIDRLPRLRQLWQLDEGCVQELYDAGASVEDEVVHRHREAVTPDSVATIIYTSGTTGRPKGCVISHGNFMFEADTVIERWEPVFHSRKGDEAATLLFLPLAHVFGRMVQIAAIRGKVRFGHQPQLHAAALLPDLAAFRPTFFLAVPYIFEKVFNAARRKAEREGRSGPFEKAVEVATAYAEAVEAKAWGIGPGPSAGLRMQHQFFDKVVYAKVRAAMGGRVRHAMSGGSAMDRRLGLFFAGAGVQIYEGYGLTESTAAATANPPGRTRYGTVGQPIPGMTVHIADDGEIWLRGDNVFQGYLNNPKATDETLHDGWLATGDLGSLDEDGYLTITGRKKEILVTSGGKSVSPGLLEERVRDHPLVGQCIVVGNDRPFVAALVTLDQEAVEHWLQMRGKPSMAPAELVRDPDLEAEVRRAVVAANTLVSQAESIRTFRILAQPFTEEHGLLTPSLKLKRKAIENAYANEVDALYRT from the coding sequence TTGCGTGAGTTCACCAACCCTCCGTTGGCGTCGGCACCGCCGGTGGGCGGTCTGGCAGACGTCGTCTTCCGGCACGCCCAGGAGGACCCGCGGTACGTGGCGCTGGGCCGCAAGGACGAGCGGGGCGCGTGGCGGGACGTGACGGCCGCCGAGTTCCGCGACGAGGTGCTGGCGCTGGCGAAGGGCCTGCTCGCGCGGGGGATCCGGTTCGGGGACCGGGTCGCGATCATGTCCCGCACCCGCTACGAGTGGACGCTGTTCGACTACGCGTTGTGGACGATCGGCGCGCAGGTGGTGCCGGTGTATCCGACGTCGTCGGCGGAGCAGTGCTTCTGGATGCTGTACGACGCGGAGTGCACGGCCGCGGTCGTGGAGCACGAGGACCACGCGATGACGATCGCCACCGTCATCGACCGGCTGCCGCGGCTGCGCCAGTTGTGGCAGCTCGACGAGGGCTGTGTGCAGGAGCTCTACGACGCGGGCGCCTCGGTGGAGGACGAGGTGGTGCACCGGCACCGGGAGGCGGTCACGCCCGACTCCGTCGCCACGATCATCTACACCTCGGGCACGACGGGCCGCCCGAAGGGCTGTGTGATCTCGCACGGCAACTTCATGTTCGAGGCGGACACGGTCATCGAACGCTGGGAGCCGGTGTTCCACTCGCGCAAGGGCGACGAGGCGGCGACCCTGCTGTTCCTGCCGCTCGCGCATGTCTTCGGGCGGATGGTGCAGATCGCCGCGATCCGCGGCAAGGTGCGTTTCGGCCATCAGCCCCAGCTGCACGCCGCCGCCCTGCTGCCCGATCTGGCGGCGTTCCGGCCCACGTTCTTCCTGGCCGTGCCGTACATCTTCGAGAAGGTGTTCAACGCGGCCCGCCGCAAGGCCGAGCGGGAGGGCAGGTCGGGGCCGTTCGAGAAGGCGGTGGAGGTGGCGACGGCGTACGCGGAGGCGGTGGAGGCGAAGGCCTGGGGCATCGGGCCGGGTCCGTCGGCGGGGCTGCGGATGCAGCACCAGTTCTTCGACAAGGTCGTCTACGCGAAGGTGCGCGCGGCGATGGGCGGGCGGGTTCGGCACGCGATGTCGGGCGGTTCGGCGATGGACCGCCGGCTCGGGCTGTTCTTCGCCGGCGCGGGCGTGCAGATCTACGAGGGGTACGGCCTGACCGAGTCGACCGCGGCCGCGACCGCGAACCCGCCGGGCCGCACCCGCTACGGCACGGTCGGGCAGCCGATCCCGGGGATGACCGTGCACATCGCGGACGACGGGGAGATCTGGCTGCGCGGCGACAACGTGTTCCAGGGGTATCTCAACAATCCCAAGGCCACCGACGAGACCCTGCACGACGGCTGGCTGGCCACCGGTGACCTGGGCTCCCTGGACGAGGACGGCTATCTCACCATCACCGGCCGCAAGAAGGAGATCCTCGTCACCTCGGGCGGCAAGAGCGTCTCGCCGGGGCTGCTGGAGGAGCGGGTGCGCGACCATCCGCTGGTCGGCCAGTGCATCGTCGTCGGCAACGACCGGCCGTTCGTCGCCGCGCTGGTCACCCTCGACCAGGAGGCCGTGGAGCACTGGCTGCAGATGCGCGGCAAGCCGTCGATGGCGCCCGCCGAGCTGGTGCGGGACCCGGATCTGGAGGCGGAGGTGCGCCGGGCCGTGGTGGCCGCGAACACCCTGGTCTCGCAGGCCGAGTCGATCCGCACGTTCCGTATCCTGGCCCAGCCGTTCACGGAGGAACACGGGCTGCTCACGCCGTCGTTGAAGCTGAAGCGCAAGGCCATCGAGAACGCGTACGCGAACGAGGTGGACGCGCTGTACCGGACGTGA
- a CDS encoding cellulose binding domain-containing protein, with the protein MRHPPRSIFLAVAGTVALGTGVTLPVMTAQGATPACTVEYSVTGQWDAGFQGAVKVTNNAAAVSSWSLTFDFANGQRVTQGWSAKWSQSGTTVTAANESWNGSLGTGASVDAGFIASKGAANTAPTTFRLNGTTCNVDGGTTPTPTPTPTPTATATTPPGTGDAPPALQVSGNKLVDADGRTRRLLGVNRSGGEFMCVQGRGIWDGPVDDAAVGAIADWNANTVRIPLNEECWLGLSNIDPAYGGSHYIAAVKELVARVEAHGMTPVVELHWTYGQYTGNSAGCSDVHASCQKPMPDMQYTPSFWTSVANTFKSDRAVVFDLFNEPYPDRATSTTTQAWQCWRDGGTCPGIGYEVAGMQDLVDSVRSTGARNVILAGGIAYSNDLSQWPAYKPTDPTGNLAAAYHVYNFNSCASESCWNSTLAPVAAQVPLVAGEIGENTCAHSFVDRVMKWFDDRSLSYLGWTWNTWDCSSGPSLISGYDGTPTAYGIGLRDHLRALDG; encoded by the coding sequence ATGCGACACCCCCCTCGTTCAATCTTTTTAGCCGTCGCCGGCACGGTCGCCCTCGGGACGGGTGTGACCCTGCCGGTCATGACGGCCCAGGGGGCCACGCCCGCCTGCACGGTGGAGTACTCCGTCACCGGCCAGTGGGACGCCGGCTTCCAGGGCGCCGTGAAGGTCACCAACAACGCGGCGGCCGTGAGCAGTTGGAGCCTGACCTTCGACTTCGCGAACGGCCAGAGGGTCACCCAGGGCTGGAGCGCCAAGTGGTCCCAGTCGGGGACGACCGTCACCGCGGCGAACGAGAGCTGGAACGGCTCGCTCGGCACCGGCGCGAGCGTCGACGCCGGCTTCATCGCGTCGAAGGGCGCGGCGAACACCGCCCCCACGACGTTCAGGCTCAACGGCACCACCTGCAACGTCGACGGCGGAACCACCCCGACGCCGACCCCCACGCCGACGCCCACGGCGACCGCCACCACCCCGCCCGGCACCGGTGACGCGCCGCCCGCGCTGCAGGTGTCCGGCAACAAGCTCGTGGACGCCGACGGCCGCACCCGCAGGCTGCTCGGCGTGAACCGGTCCGGCGGCGAGTTCATGTGCGTGCAGGGCCGCGGCATCTGGGACGGCCCGGTCGACGACGCGGCCGTCGGGGCGATCGCCGACTGGAACGCGAACACGGTCCGCATCCCTCTCAACGAGGAGTGCTGGCTGGGCCTGTCGAACATCGACCCCGCCTACGGCGGGTCGCACTACATCGCCGCCGTCAAGGAGTTGGTGGCCCGCGTCGAGGCGCACGGCATGACACCCGTCGTCGAACTGCACTGGACCTACGGCCAGTACACCGGCAACTCGGCCGGCTGCTCGGACGTGCACGCCAGTTGCCAGAAGCCGATGCCCGACATGCAGTACACACCGTCGTTCTGGACGTCGGTCGCGAACACCTTCAAGAGCGATCGGGCCGTCGTCTTCGACCTGTTCAACGAGCCCTACCCGGACCGGGCGACCTCCACGACCACCCAGGCGTGGCAGTGCTGGCGGGACGGCGGCACCTGCCCCGGTATCGGGTACGAGGTCGCCGGTATGCAGGATCTCGTCGATTCCGTACGGTCGACCGGCGCCCGGAACGTGATCCTCGCCGGCGGCATCGCCTACTCCAACGACCTCAGTCAGTGGCCGGCGTACAAACCCACCGACCCGACCGGCAATCTCGCCGCCGCCTACCACGTCTACAACTTCAACTCCTGCGCGAGCGAGAGCTGCTGGAACTCCACCCTCGCCCCCGTCGCCGCCCAGGTGCCGCTCGTGGCGGGCGAGATCGGGGAGAACACCTGCGCGCACTCCTTCGTCGACCGTGTCATGAAGTGGTTCGACGACCGGAGCCTTTCGTACCTGGGCTGGACCTGGAACACCTGGGACTGCTCCTCGGGCCCGTCCCTGATCTCCGGCTACGACGGGACCCCCACCGCGTACGGCATCGGGCTGCGCGACCATCTGCGCGCCCTCGACGGATAG
- a CDS encoding glycoside hydrolase family 6 protein — MSRSRTAMLAALALVAGASGTALAVVPGDPGIAAIPCTVAYTVQNQWDTGFTANVTVTNNSAAKTSWSVKWAYAGNQKITNGWNAKITQSGTAVTANNETYNGTLANGGSVSFGFQASYSGTNAVPASFTLDGVTCNVDSGTGTPTDPGTPTDPGTPSTKVDNPYAGAKVYVNPEWSAKAAAETGGSRISNQPTGVWLDRIAAINGTSTSMGLRAHLDAALAQKGSGEEVVQLVVYDLPGRDCAALASNGELGPTEIDKYKTQFIDPIAAILADSKYASLRIVTTIEIDSLPNLVTNTGSRPTATAACDTMKANGNYVKGVGYALNKLGAIPNVYNYIDAGHHGWLGWDDNFAPSAQLFYQAATAEGATVDDVHGFITNTANYSALKENNFTINDSVNGTSVRQSKWVDWNRYVDELSYAQAFRTQLVSAGFRSGIGMLIDTSRNGWGGTARPTGPGATTSVDTYVNGGRYDRRIHIGNWCNQSGAGLGERPQAAPAAGIDAYVWMKPPGESDGSSTAIANDEGKGFDRMCDPTYTGNARNGNNMSGALANAPLSGHWFSAQFQQLMQNAYPPL; from the coding sequence ATGAGCCGTAGCAGAACAGCGATGCTCGCCGCGCTGGCGCTGGTCGCCGGCGCCTCCGGGACGGCACTCGCGGTGGTCCCGGGGGATCCGGGCATCGCCGCCATCCCGTGCACCGTCGCCTACACGGTGCAGAACCAGTGGGACACCGGCTTCACCGCCAACGTCACCGTCACCAACAACTCGGCAGCCAAGACGAGTTGGTCGGTGAAGTGGGCGTACGCCGGCAACCAGAAGATCACCAACGGCTGGAACGCGAAGATCACCCAGTCCGGTACGGCCGTCACCGCGAACAACGAGACCTACAACGGGACGCTGGCGAACGGCGGTTCGGTCAGCTTCGGTTTCCAGGCCTCCTACAGCGGCACCAACGCGGTGCCGGCCTCGTTCACCCTCGACGGGGTCACCTGCAACGTCGACAGCGGCACCGGCACGCCCACCGACCCCGGCACCCCGACCGACCCGGGCACCCCGTCCACCAAGGTCGATAACCCGTACGCGGGCGCCAAGGTGTACGTGAACCCGGAGTGGTCGGCGAAGGCGGCCGCCGAGACGGGTGGCTCGCGCATCTCCAACCAGCCCACCGGCGTCTGGCTCGACCGGATCGCCGCGATCAACGGCACCAGCACCAGCATGGGGCTGCGCGCCCACCTCGACGCGGCCCTCGCGCAGAAGGGCAGCGGCGAAGAGGTCGTCCAACTGGTCGTCTACGACCTGCCCGGACGCGACTGCGCCGCCCTCGCCTCCAACGGCGAGCTCGGCCCGACGGAGATCGACAAGTACAAGACGCAGTTCATCGACCCGATCGCGGCGATCCTCGCCGACAGCAAGTACGCCTCGCTGCGGATCGTCACCACCATCGAGATCGACTCGCTGCCCAACCTCGTCACCAACACCGGCAGCCGGCCCACCGCCACCGCAGCCTGCGACACCATGAAGGCCAACGGCAACTACGTGAAGGGCGTCGGCTACGCGCTGAACAAGCTCGGCGCGATCCCCAACGTCTACAACTACATCGACGCCGGTCACCACGGCTGGCTCGGCTGGGACGACAACTTCGCCCCCTCCGCCCAGCTCTTCTACCAGGCCGCCACCGCGGAGGGCGCGACGGTGGACGACGTGCACGGCTTCATCACCAACACGGCGAACTACAGCGCCCTGAAGGAGAACAACTTCACCATCAACGACTCCGTCAACGGCACCTCCGTACGGCAGTCGAAGTGGGTGGACTGGAACCGGTACGTCGACGAGCTGTCGTACGCGCAGGCCTTCCGCACCCAGCTCGTCTCGGCCGGCTTCCGGTCGGGCATCGGCATGCTGATCGACACCTCCCGCAACGGCTGGGGCGGCACCGCACGGCCCACCGGTCCGGGCGCCACGACCAGCGTCGACACCTATGTCAACGGGGGCCGCTACGACCGCCGTATCCACATCGGCAACTGGTGCAACCAGTCCGGCGCCGGCCTCGGCGAGCGCCCGCAGGCCGCACCGGCCGCCGGGATCGACGCGTACGTGTGGATGAAGCCGCCGGGTGAGTCCGACGGCTCCAGCACCGCCATCGCCAACGACGAGGGCAAGGGCTTCGACCGCATGTGCGACCCGACGTACACGGGCAACGCCCGCAACGGCAACAACATGTCGGGAGCCCTGGCGAACGCACCGCTGTCCGGGCACTGGTTCTCGGCCCAGTTCCAGCAGCTCATGCAGAACGCCTACCCGCCGCTGTAG